Part of the Paenibacillus antri genome is shown below.
GAAAAAGATGAGAAGAACCTCAGCATTCGAGGCTCCGCTCATCTTTTTTTATTTTCTATGAGATGAAGTTATTTATGATGCAACGTTTCGTCGATCGTGTTCCAGATCGCGTCGTTCGCGAAGTTGCGGCTCCACGCCGCGACGCCCGCGAGCCCGAGCTCCCGCGCGAGCTTGGCTCGCGCCTGCATCGAGACTTCGTCTTCGATCCAAATCTTCTTTACGGCGCCGTTCTCCTCGTACTGAACGTATCGTTGACCGGTTTTCTCGTCCAATGTCGGTTGTAAACCCTTCTCCTTGATTAAATCCGCTACGGCCTTCATGCCCACCGCTTTCGAAGACACCTTCTTTTTCCCGTCCACGGTTTCTTCGGTCCAGATTCTCGTGTAGAACGGCACCCCGAGCAGCAGCTTCTCCGCCGGCACGCCATGCTCTTCGATAATGACGCGCATCCCGTTCTCCACCCAAGGCAGCGAAGCGACGGAGCCGGCGACCGGACTCGACGCCCAATGCTCGTCGTATGCCATCACCATCATGTAATCGACGATGGACCCGAGCGCCTTCCGGTCGAGGAACTTCGACCACGTATCGCTGCCGCCGGCGAACGTCACGTCGATCGAGACGGTCAGTCCAGCCTCGTGCAGCAGAGGCGTCAGCTCGCGCATAAACTGCGTGAGATTCGGGCCGTCCTTCACGTGCACATTTTCGAAATCGACATTCAAGCCGTCCAGCTTGTACAGCTGCGCCCAGCTGACGAGCTGCCTCGCCATCGACATGCGCCGATCGTACGTCGATAACGCCTCCGCCGTCATATCCGGGTCGAAGTTGTTGCTGAAGAGCGCCCACACCTGATAGCCGCGGTCATGCGCCCATCGGACGTAGGCGGCGTCGGCTCGATTCTCGAGATTGCCTTCGCCGTCGATGACGTGGAACCACGTCGGCGAGACGACGTTCAGCCCCGGCATCGCTCCGAACTTCGTCGCGTCCGGATTCCGTTCGTACACTTGCTCCCAAGCGAGCACGATCTTCTTCCCCATCGGCCGATCGGGAACATAAGGAGCCGCTTGGGGTGCGTCGGGACCGGACACGATCTCCGCCCCGGCCCATCGAACCGCTCGTTCGTCGGCGAATCCGACATACCCCCGATCCGTCTGTACCTTATACCAGCCTTCCGCTTCGCCCCAGACGACCGCCCGTTCGCCGGGCGCCAGGTCGTCGACGATCGGGGCGCGCACCGTCGGTTCCGACCGGACGGCGACGTCCCGCGGCCGTTCTTCGCCGTCGGCGGGCGCCGGCGCTTCGATGCGCGCCAACGTATCGCCGGCGCGCGCGAGCGTCACGATCCCCGTATCCGCGGCTTCGGTGACGGTCAAGCCGTAAATCGGCAGGATCGGATCGACGGGGACGTAGACGACGCCGTCCTCCGCCAGCTCGACCGGGAAGCGCAGCTCGAACGGCCGGTCGTTCGACCAAGCCGTCAGCTGGTCGCTCACCAACCGCAGCACGCGATCCTTCGTCGCGATAATGACGGACGAGCTCGCCTCCTCGTAACGAATATTCGGATCGACGACCTCCTGCAGCAACGTCAAGGGGAGCTTCAAGCCTTCCCCCGCGCCGATCGCGCTTCCGTCCAGCGGGGCGCCTTGATAAAACACCGGCTTGTCCGAGCCGTAATCGGGGATGATGCGCGTATCGACGGGCCCGTAGTTGCGAAGGAACCAAACCAAGGCGACGCCGAGCAGCGCGATCGTCATGATTAGAAAGAATAGAACGGACCAACCTCGGCCGCGGTGCTTGCGTCTCGGCGGCGGTACGGTCGCTGTATGCACGGTGCCTCACCTCCGGAAGGAATAGAAATTTTAATGTGCCGAAAAATAAAAACGTGCCGAACCCTACCCGGGAATACGGCACGCGTCGATCAACCGAATGAAACTGTTCCTGCCCGTCAGTGCGAAACGCGCTTGGCGCACGCGCTGCAAATCCCGTACACTTCCATGCGGTGGCCGTGCACTTGGAACCCGGTATGCGTCGCGGCGGCGACCTCGATCTCCGTCAACGGCGGAAACTCGAAATCGGCGATCGTGCCGCAATGCTCGCAGATCGCATGGTAATGCTCCGACATATCCGCGTCGAACCGGCTGGAATCGTCGCCGTACGTCAGCTCCCGCACGAGCCCCGCTTCGATAAACACCTTCAAATTATTATATACGGTCGCCACGCTCATGCTGGGAAAACGGTCCGCAAGCGCCCGATAAATTTCGTCCGCGGTCGGATGGGTCATCGATTGCAGCAGGAAGGATAAGATGGCATACCGCTGAGGCGTCATGCGTACCCCGGTCGATTTCAGTTTATCCAGCGCCATATCTAGCTCCATCGCCATAAACGCTCCCCCCATCCTCGTTCCTGTTTATAGTCATTCTAAAAAGTCTTAGTTTATTGTACGTCGCATTCTCGCCGTTTGTCAACGAATGCGGCCGCCGCCGGCGCCTTTCACTTTTTTCCGGCGCCCGACAAAAACACGAAAACGCCGATCAGAATGAGCGCCCCGGCGACGATCAACGGACCGTTGTCCCCCGCGACGGGATCGAGCCCTTCGCCGCCGGTCGTCGCCCAGTACGCCGCGAACAGCAGCCCGCCACCGATGAAGGCGTATTGCGCGAGCGACGAGCGGCCGCGCTGCGGCGACGCCGCGCCCGAGGTTTCGCCGTCGAATCGGTTCATTCGTTCCGTCGTCTGCAGCGCATCGAACAGGGCGTACAAATAGATAACCGGAATGAGGATGCCGAGCAGCACGATGAGCGGCACGATCCCATCCATAGAGACGAGGACCAAGCCGAAAATGTTGCCGGCGAGGAGCAGCATAAAAAACAATCCTCGCTGCATCGCCCCCGCATACAGATGCCCGATGCCGGGGAACAGCGCCGATAACAGGCCGGCGACCCACTTCTTCTTCTTCGGCGTATCGATCTCGGTCGCCCCCTTCGTCGCTCGCGCGAACCGCACAGAAACCGAGCGGCGCTCGGCGGTTTTCCGCCGGACCGATCGGTTTCTATTGACGAATCGCGTTCGTTATCCGTTCAACCGCTCCAAAATCAGCTTGTTGACCAAGCCCGGATTCGCTTTGCCCTTCGTTTCCTTCATGATTTGCCCGACGAGGAAGCCGACGGCCTTTTCTTTCCCCGCTTTGTAATCCGCGACGGATTGCGGGTTCGCGTCGACGATGCGGTCGACGACTTCCTTGATCGCGCCCTCGTCGCTGATCTGAACGAGGCCTTGCTCCTGCACGATCGTCTGCGGCGGCTTGCCCGTCTCGATCATGTCCTTGAACACCGACTTGGCGATCTTCGTCGAGATCGTACCGTTCTCGATGAGGCCGATCATCTCGCCGAGCCCGCGGCCGGTGATCTTCACGTCCTTCAGCTCGAGATTGTTCGCGTTCAAGTACCCGAGCAGATCGCCCATGATCCAGTTCGCCGCGGCTTTCGCGTCCTTCGTGAATTGAAGGCTCTCCTCGAAAAAGCGCGCGAGCGGCAGCGACGCCGTGATGACGTCGGCGTCGTACGCCGACAAGCCGTATTCGGCGGCGTAACGAGCCTTCTTCGCGTCCGGCAGCTCCGGAATCGTCGCCCGGATGCTCGCCTTCCACTCGTCGTCGATATACAGCTTCACGAGATCTGGGTCCGGGAAGTAGCGATAGTCGTGCGCTTCTTCCTTGCCGCGCATCGAGAACGTCTTGCCTTGTCCTTCGTCCCAGCGGCGCGTCTCCTGCACGACCTGACCTCCGCCGTCGAGAATGTCGGCTTGGCGCAGCTCTTCGTATTCCAATCCGCGCTGCACGCCGCGGAACGAGTTCATGTTCTTCAGCTCGGCGCGGGTGCCGAATTCCTTCTGTCCCCACGGACGGATCGAGATGTTGGCGTCGCATCGGAGCGACCCCTCTTCCATCTTTACGTCCGAGACCTCGCAATATTGCATGATCGCCTTCAATTTTTCGAGATACGCTCTCGCTTCTTCCGGACTGCGAATGTCCGGCTCGGAGACGATCTCGACGAGCGGCGTGCCGACGCGGTTGAAGTCGACGAGCGACCCGACGCCGGCCGGAAGATGCGTCAGCTTGCCCGCGTCTTCTTCGAGATGCAGCCGCGTCACGCCGATGCGCTTCGTTTGTCCGTTCACTTCGATGTCGATCCAGCCGTTCTTGCCGATCGGCTGGTCGTATTGAGAAATCTGATACGCCTTCGGGGAGTCGGGGTAGAAATAGTTTTTCCGGTCGAACTTGCTCTCCGTCGCGATCTCGCAGTTCAGCGCCATCGCCGCCTTAATGGCGTATTCGACGGCCCGCTTGTTCAGCACCGGCAGAACGCCGGGATGTCCGAGGCAGATCGGGCACGTATGCGAGTTCGGCGGCGCGCCGAAAGCGGTCGAGCAGCCGCAGAAAATCTTGGAGTTCGTGTGCAGCTCTACGTGCACTTCGAGTCCGACGACCGTTTCGTATTTTCGTTCGGTGGCTTGCGTCATGGGGGTTCCTCCTTCCTCTGCTTCGCTTATAGGTTCGGTCTTTGCTTATGATGGTCCGTCGCTTGCTCGTACGCGTGAGCCGCGCGAAGCACGGTCGATTCGTCGAACGCCCGTCCGATCAGCTGCAGGCCGATCGGCAGCCCTTCCGCGTTCGTGCCGCACGGCACCGAGATCGCCGGCACGCCGGCCAAGTTGACGGGGATCGAAAAGATGTCGTTCAGGTACATCGTCAGCGGGTCGTCCACCTGCGCGCCGAGCTTGAACGCCGGCGTCGGCGCCGTCGGCCCGAGCACGAGATCGAACTTCTCGAAGACGACGTCGAAGTCGCGCTTAATGAGCGTGCGCACCTTCTGCGCCTTCAAGTAATACGCGTCGTAATAGCCGGAGCTCAGCGCGTACGTGCCGAGCATAATGCGGCGCTTCACTTCGTCGCCGAAGCCTTCGCTGCGCGACTTCACGAATACGTCCAAGAGCGATTCCGCCTCGGAGGAACGAACGCCGTACCGGACGCCGTCGAAGCGGGCCAGGTTGGAGGACGCCTCGGACGACGCCAGCAAATAATACGTCGCGACCGCGTATTCGTTATGCGGCATCGACACTTCCTCCCAGACGGCGCCCTGCGACTCCAGCACCTTGAGCGCCGTGAGAACGGCGTCCTTCACGGCCGGGTCGATTCCTTCGCCGAAGTACTCCTTCGGCACGGCGATGCGGAGGCCCCGGACGTCGCCCGTAAGCGCGCTAAGGTAATCCGGGATGTCGACGTTCGCCGACGTCGAGTCGAGCGGATCGTGGCCGGCGATCGCCTGCAGCACGTACGCCGCGTCTTCGACGGAGCGCGTCACCGGGCCGATCTGGTCGAGCGACGAAGCGAACGCCACGAGGCCGAAACGCGACACGAGGCCGTACGTCGGCTTCAATCCGACGACGCCGCAATACGCGGCGGGCTGGCGGATCGAACCGCCGGTATCGGACCCGAGCGCGAAAAACACCTCGCCCGCCGCCACCGCCGCGGCCGAGCCGCCGCTGGAGCCGCCAGGGACATGCTCCAGGTTCCACGGATTGCGGGTGACGTGGTAGGCGGAATTTTCGTTCGAGCCGCCCATCGCGAATTCGTCCATGTTGAGCTTGCCGATCGTGATCGACTGCGCCGCGTCCAGCTTGTCCATGACGGTCGCATGATGCACCGGCTTGAAGTTGTCGAGAAGCTTGCTCGCGCACGTCGTGCGCAGCCCTCTCGTGACGATATTATCCTTGATGCCGGCAGGCAATCCGAATAGAAGCCCCTTCGCTTCGCCGTCGCCGAGCCGATCGTCCAGCTCGGCCGCGCGGCGGCGGGCGCCTTCTTCGTTCAGCGTCAGGAACGCTTTGACGCGATCCTCCACCTCTCCGATACGGCGGTAGCTCTCGTCGACCAGATCGGCGACCGACAGCTCCTTCTTATGAAGCCGGTCTTGAATGTCTCGCAGTTTCGATTGGAATAAAGACAACGCGAACAATCCTTTCCTTCATATATGTAACGCAACTTCCATGCTTTGCTGAGTCGTTATTCGAGTACGGCCGGCACCCGGTATTGCCCGTCTTCTTCGTCCGGCGCGCCCGCCAGCGTCTCCTCGACCGGCCACGACGGTCTCGCCACGTCTTCGCGCAGCACGTTCTTCACCGGAAGCACGTGCGTGGTCGGCTCGACGCTGTCCGTGTCCAGCTCCTTCAGCTTCTCCGCATATTTCAAGATCGCGTTCAGCTGCTCCGTGAACCGTTCCTTCTCCGCGTCGGTCAAGGCCAAGCGGGCCAGCTTCGCGACATGCTCTACATCCTTCAACGTTACGCTCACTTTCGGGGCACCTCCGATATCTAAATACAAGTTCTCTCATTATATATTATAAAATTCGCGCCATGCAAAAAAAGCCTGCGCCGACGGTCTCCCCGCGGTCAGGCTTTCTCCATATCGGGCGAGCTTCCTCTTAAATCCACGCCCGCAAATTCACTTGTTTCACGAAATCCGACGCGTTCGGCGTCTCCTTCGGCTTCTCTTGCGCCGGCTCCTCTTCCCCGTTCAACAACCGCTTAAACAACGCTTCGTTCCGGGTCGCCAGGGCGAAGTCGATCAGCGACTCCTTCTCGACGCGCTCCGCTTCGCGCTGCAGCAGCGTCTCTTCCAATTCGACGTCGTCCTTCGGTACGAAGACGTGCTTATTCATCGTCGGCACGCGCACGACATAGTCGAACGCGTTGTCGGGGTTACGGTCGTACGCAATAATGAAGCCGTGCTCCCCGATCGGCAAGCCTTGTTCGAACTTGTCGCCCATGAGAATCACTTTCTGTCCCAATCGCAGCATTGCGGTACCCCCCTTATGCAATATATCGAAATTGTCGTTCTCGTTATCCATTCTTGCCTTTAATCCTACTAAAAAACGCGGCAGGTGTCTACTTTCGGAAGATCGGTTATGATATAGCTAGCAAAGATTAGGAAAGGGAGCGAATCCGCTTGCAAAGCTTCTATCGAAAATATTGGAGAACCGCGTTCGACATCGGTTTGATCGCGCTGACCGTGTACTTGCTCATGTACGCGTTCAGCTTCGTCTACCGCATCGCCACGCCGGTTCTGCTCGCGTTCGTTATTTTCTATCTTATGGAGCCGATGGCTCGCTTCATGCACAAACGCGGCATGAAGAAGTCGATCGCCGCCGCGATCGCCATCATCGTCCTGATGCTGATCGTGCTGCTCGTCTTCGTCGGACTCGGCGCCATCGTCGCGACGCAGGTCATCGGACTCATCTCGGCGATCGAAAGCAACTCCGCGATGCTGCAGGAGCATATTTTGCAAGGCGTCCGGTACGTACAGGAACAGTACAACGCGCTTCCCGTCGGCGCCGTGGAGCAAATCCAGAGCGCGCTCGCCGGGCTCAGCGATTGGGCGACCGGCTTCGCGGGCACGGTGCTCAACTACTTCGTCGGCATCGTCACGTCGTTCTCTACGTTTCTATTTAATTTCTCGATCGCGGTCGTGCTCGCCTACTTCCTCAGCATCGAGATTCCGTTCTGGCGGCGGACCGCCGAGACGAAGACGCCGAAGACGTTCAAGAAGGCGTTCGTCTTTCTCCGCGACAACGTCCTGCTCGGCCTGATGGCGTACATTAAGGCGCAGCTGAAGCTGATCGGCTTCACCTTCGCGATCGTCTTCATGGGGTTGCTCCTGCTGCGAATCGACAACGCGTTCTCCCTCGCGCTGCTCGCCGGGCTGTTCGATGTGTTGCCGCTGCTCGGCGTGTCGGCCGTCTTCCTGCCGTGGATCGCCTACTGCTTCATCACGGGCAACATCTTCCTCGGCGTCAGCTTATCGGTGCTGCTCGCGATCGTGCTCACGTTCCGGCAAATCATGGAGCCGAAGATTACCGGCGATTCGCTCGGCGTCTCGGCGTTCACCGTGCTGTCGGCCATGATGATTTCGATGTCGCTGTTCGGCGTGGCGGGCCTCATCCTGTCGCCGATCCTAATCATTCTACTGAAGGCGCTGTACGAGCAAGGATATTTGAAAAGGTGGATCCGCATGCCGCCCGAAGAATACGAGCGCACGGACCTCTGACGAACGGCACGAAGAAGGGCTGCCCAGGCCGGCGCGGGATCGCGTCGGTCGGGCAGCCCTTCTTGCGTTCGATTACGCGAGCGAGATCGCGTAGACGCCGCCGGGCGTCGTGGCGAAGCCGCCGTCGGCTTCGGGCGCGACGGCGGCGCCAGACGCGTCGCGGACGACGAAGCGCGCGGCGTCCGCGAGGCGGCAGCGGGCGCCGGCGTTCGAGCGCACGGTCGCGCCGGCGAGGCGGCCGTCCGCCCAGTCGACGTCGACGACGAAGCCGCCGCGCGCCTTCAGGCCGCGGACGCGGCCAGCCGGCCACGCCGCGGGCAGCGCCGGCAGCAGCCGGAGCGCGCCGCCGTGGCTCTGCAGTAGCATCTCCGCCATGCCGGCCGCGCCGCCGAAGTTGCCGTCGATTTGGAACGGCGGATGGTTGTCGAACAAGTTCGGCAGCGTGGAGCGGCGGAGCAGCGTGAACACGTATTCGTAGGCCGATTCCCCGTCGCCAAGCCGCGCGTACAGGTTCACGAGCCAAGCCGCGCTCCAGCCGGTATGGCCGCCGCCGTGCGCGAGCCGGCTCGCGAGCGTGGCGCGGCACGCCTCGGCGAGCGCCGGCGCGCGGTCGGGCGTCATATCCTCGCCCGGATACAAGCCGTACAAGTGCGACACGTGGCGGTGCCCCGGCTCGCTCTCCGGGAACGGCTCGAGCCATTCCTGCAGGCGGCCCTGCGCGTCGATTCGGTACGGCGGCAGGCGGCGCAGCGCGGCGCGGAGCTCTTCCGCGAACGCGGCGTCGTCCGCGTCCTCGATCGCCAACGCGCGAGACGCCTCGAGGCAATTCGCGAACAAGTCGCGGATGAGCGCGAGGTCCATCGTCGCCCCCGCCGAGACGCTGCACGGCTCGCCGTTCGACAGCAGGAAGCGGTTCTCCGGCGACGTGGACGGGCTCGTGACGAGCGTGCCGTCCGGCCCCTCGACCAGCCAATCGAGCGCGAACCGCGCGGCGCCCTTCATGAACGGGTACCCCGTCTCGCGCAGGAACCGCTCGTCCAGATTGAATGCATAATGCTCCCAGAGATGGCGGCACAGCCAGACGCCGCCCATCGGCCAGAACGCCCAGCTCGGGTCGCCGCCCGTCGGCGTCGACGCCCGCCACAGGTCGACGTTATGATGCGTCGTCCAGCCGCGCGCGCCGTAATGGACCGCCGCCGTCCGGGCGCCCGTCCGGCTCAGGTCGGCGATCAGACCGAACAACGGCTCGTGGCACTCGCTCAGATTGCACAGCTCCGCGGGCCAATAGTTCATCTGCGTATTGATGTTCGTCGTGTAGTCGGAGCACCACGGCGGCTGCACCCGGTCGTTCCAGATGCCTTGCAAGTTCGCGGGCTGCGTGCCCGGACGCGACGACGCGATAAGCAAGTACCGCCCATACTGAAAATACAGCTCCTCGAGCCGATCGTCTCGGACGCCTTCCCGGTATCGCGCGAGCCGCTCGTCCGTCGGCGTATCGTCCGCCTCACCGGCTTCGCCGTTCCCGAGCGTCAACTCCGCTCGCTCGAACAGCGCGCGATGCTCCGCTTCGTGACGCGCCCGAAGCGTACCGTACGGCATCGAGCGCATCGCGTCGAGGGCGGCGGCGCACGTCGCCGCGAGCGGAGCGGCGCCCGGCTTCGGCATGACGTCGTACCGCTCGAAGTCGGTCGCCGCCGCCAGCAGGAGCGTCATGGAGCGTGCGCCGCGGATGCGCAGCGTCCCGTCGGCCGCCGACAGCGTCCCCCCGTCGACGACGGCCCGGAGCCGGATCGCGAACGACAGCCCGGCATCGTCCTCGTATTGGACCGAGTACGGGTGATCGCCGCGGTAATTGTCCGCGATGTGCGTCGGCGCCCGGCCTTGCAGCAGCAAGTCGTCCCCGGCCGCGGCGACGGCGTGCTTCAGCGGCGAATCCAGCGCCGCGTCGACGTCGAACGGCGCGCCTTCTTCGGTCGTAAGTCGCAAGATCATCGCTTGATCCGGCGCGCTGACGAACGACTCCCGCACGTACGTAACGCCGCCGAGCTTGTACCGGACCGTCGAGACGGCCGAGCCGAGCTCGAGCTCCCGGACGTACGCCTCCGGTTCGCCGTCCGCCGCATGCAGCGTCAAGCGCAGGTCGCCCAGCGGCTCGTACGACTGCACGTTGGCGCCGAGCATCTTGTCGCGGACGAGCGTCTCCGCCGCGCCGTATTCGCCGTTGGCGATCAGCTCCCGCGCGGTCTTCAAATATCGCAGCGCTTCGTAATTGTTCGTATCCCGCGGAAAACCCGACCACAGCGTATCCTCGTTCAACGCGTACCGCTCCTCGCGGACGCCCCCGAACGCCATCGCGCCGAGACGGCCGTTGCCGAGCGGCAGCGCTTCTTCCCACGTGGCGGCAGGCTGCTTATACCATAATCGTTGCTTGTTCATCCGAGCGATCCCTCTCCTTTTCCGCCCTGCGGAAAAAGGGAGCCGGCCGTCGGCCCGCCCCCTTCCGCTATGCATTTTCCGAAAATTACTGAATGACGCCTTTCTTCTGAAGATCCTGAATATGGCGTTCGTACATGACCTTCTCGACCTTCGCCGCGCCGACTTTATCCATGTCCGCGATGAAGTCCGCGTACACCTTGTCGAACTCGGCGTCGCTCTTCGCAAGCACGAGCTTCGGAATCGTCTTGTTCCACAGATCCTTGATCTTCGCGTTGATGACGCCTTCCGTCGTCGACCCTTCCGGCTCGATGTTGTCGAGGCCGAGCGCATTGCCGTCGAAGTTGTACTTCGCGATCATCTCTTTGGCCGCGTATTGCTCCGGCTGGTTCTTCATGAAATCGCGCTTCTCCGCGTCGTCCCACAGCTTGCCCGCTCGCCACATGAGCGTGGATGCGGTGAGGCCGTACTTATTATACCATGCCGCGTTGTCGGACAGCTCGAGCTGCTTCACTTCTTCCTTGTATTGCGGCAAGCCGTCGACCATGTCGTACGTCTCGCCTTCCGTGCCGTAACGCAAATCCATCTGGCCTTCGTCCGACCAAGCGTATTCCAAGAACTTGATGATCCGGTCCGGATTTTTCGCGTTCTTCGTAATGAAGAAGCCCTGCCAGCCCATCAGACGCTGCGCCGGATAACGCGGCTCTTGCCCGTCCACCTTCAGCGGGTTCAGGATGACGTATTTCTTGTCCGCCCCGATCGTGCTTTCGATCTTCGGATTGTACATCGTGTAGATGTTGTTCATGAACGCGCTCGACACGATGTACTGGCCGCCGTAAATTTTCTCTTCGTATTGCTCCTGCTTCGCGATCAATTGCTGCGAGTCGAACAGGCCTTCCTTCTGCAGTCGGTTCACGAAGCGGAACGCCTCGATGAAGCCCGGATCGCGCATCGGGTAGGTAAGCAGCTTCTCGTCGTCCTTGATGCGGTTCTCCTGGTGATTCGGCGAGAACGAGTAAATGAGCGAATCCATCGACAAGCTGCCTTGGAAGCCCCACATCGAGACGTCGAACGATTCCATGCCGAGCGGGCTGAGGTCCGGATATTTCGCCTTCGCGTCCTTGAGGAACGCGATGAGATCTTCCTCCGTCTCGATCGCCGGCTGGCCCAGCGCTTCGTAGATGTCGCTGCGGACGAAGTACGGGCGGATCGGCGTAATCGGCACGCCGTTCACGAGACGGTCCTTCGTCTCGTAGAAGTTCGGTAGGTACCAAAGCTTGCCGTTCACGGAGTGGTACTTCACCATCTCTTCGTCGAGCAGACCGCGGAAGTTCGGCGCGTACTGGTCGATCAGCTCGTCGAGCGAGTACACCATGCCGCTGTTGATCAGCTTCGTGACTTGCGGATGGTTCCAGTCGAGCATAAGCGTATCCGGCAGATCGTTGGAGGCGATCATCGTGTTCAGGAAGTCGTTGTCGTTGCCGGTCGCGAGGAATCGGTCGATCGTCGCGCCCGTCTTTTCCGTCACGAGCTTCATCGCGTATTGGTCTTTCCACAAGTAGTTCGAAGCCCATGTGCCATAGAAGTATTGACGGAACGTGAACGGGGACGTGTCGGACTTGTATTCCAGCTCGTTCGGATCCGCCGGCGCCGCATCGGTCCCTCCCGCCGTCTGCGTACCGCCCTCGGATTCGGCCGGCGTCGTCGGCGCGGCTTCTTCCTTCGCGCCGCAAGCGGCCAATACGACGGATAACGCGAGAAGCGAGAATAAGCTTTTCTTCATTCGGTTCATGCGATGTATCCTCCCTTTTCTGTGTTTCCCCTAGTGTTGTGTATGCTTAACGGTTTCCCGTGCAAGCCGTGCTTATCCTTTGACGGAGCCGATCATAATGCCCTTCACGAAGTATTTCTGAAGGAACGGGTACGAGAAGACGATCGGCAGCGTCGTAATGACCATCGTCGCCAGCTTCACCGATTCGGCGGTGACCGTCTTCATCCCGAGGTTGCTGGCGATCAAGCTGACATTGCTGTTCGAGCTGATAATCTGCATCAAAATTTGCTGCAGCGTTCTCAGATCCGGTCCGCCGTACAGCATCGCGTCGAACCAGGAGTTCCAATGGAACACCGCGTTGAACAGCGCGACCGTCGCGAGCACCGGCTTCGAGACGGGCAGAACGAGCCGGAAGAAGACGATCAGATCGTTCGCTCCGTCCACCTTGGCCGACTCCTCCATCTCCTTCGGGATGCCGCGGAAGAACGTCAAGATGATGATGGCGTTGAACACGTTGAACAGCGTCGGCAGGACGTACACCAGGAAGCTGCCCTTCAGATGCAAGTATTTCGCGATGAGCAGGTACTCCGGGATCAGGCCCCCGTGGAAGTACATCGTCACGATCGCCATCATCAGGAAAATTTTGCGCCCGAGCAGCTCGGGCTTCGAGACGCCGTAGGCGAACGCCGCGGTGAACAGGACGGCGCAGGCGGTGCCGACGAGCGTCCGGGCGACGGTGACGAAAAACGCGGACAGGATGCTCTCGTCGCGGAACACCATCTTATAGTTTTCTAGCGAGAAGACGCGGGGCCAGAACGTGACGCCCCCGCGGGCCGCGTCGATCGGATCGTTGAGCGAAGTAATTAAGATGTTATAGAACGGATACAGCGTCGCGAAGGCGACGATACCGAGAAGCAGGACGTTGGCGGCGTCGAACAGCTTCTCTCCGGGCGTGCGATGGAACGTGTGCATGGAACGCGATTCCTCCTTCCGTTAGAACAGGCTCTCGCCCGTCAGCTTGCGCGACGTGAAGTTCGCCGTGAACATGAGCGCGAACGCGACGATCGATTGGAACAGCCCGACCGCGGTGCCGTACGAAAATCTGCCGAGCACGATGCCCATGTCGTAGGCGTAAATTTGCAGCACGTTCGCTTCGTCCTGCGTCATCGAGTTTTGCATCAGGAACAGCTGGTCGAAGTTCGTGTTGACGAGGCCGCCGACCGCCAGAATGAACAGGATGACGATCGTGGGCTTGAGCGCCGGCAGCGTGATGTGCCAGATGCGCTTGAAGCGGCCCGCGCCGTCGACGACCGCCGCTTCGTACAGCTGCGGGTCGATGCCGGCGATCGCGGCGAGGAAGATGATCGAGTTCCAGCCGATGTTCTTCCAAATTTCCGAGACGACGACGAGCGTCAGGAACGTATCCGGGTCGCCCATCAGGATGCGCTCCGCGTCGACGAGGCCGAGCGTCTGCAGCAGCGAGCTTAACGCGCCGGTCCGGGGATCGAGCAGCGTGTACATGAAGCCGACGACGAACACCCATGAGATGAAGTACGGCAGGTACGACAGCGACTGAACGACGCGCTTGAACTTCTGGCTGCGCAGCTCGTTCAGCAGAATCGCCAGCA
Proteins encoded:
- a CDS encoding carbohydrate ABC transporter permease; translated protein: MHTFHRTPGEKLFDAANVLLLGIVAFATLYPFYNILITSLNDPIDAARGGVTFWPRVFSLENYKMVFRDESILSAFFVTVARTLVGTACAVLFTAAFAYGVSKPELLGRKIFLMMAIVTMYFHGGLIPEYLLIAKYLHLKGSFLVYVLPTLFNVFNAIIILTFFRGIPKEMEESAKVDGANDLIVFFRLVLPVSKPVLATVALFNAVFHWNSWFDAMLYGGPDLRTLQQILMQIISSNSNVSLIASNLGMKTVTAESVKLATMVITTLPIVFSYPFLQKYFVKGIMIGSVKG
- a CDS encoding ABC transporter permease, with the protein product MRNAAVTPAAAGTNKSRLARLFWSQRYLMILTLPAVLWMIVFNYAPMYGIIIAFQEYNPVQGFAGSPWLGLANFEELFIDPTFLDALGNTFKISIAKLIFGFPAPILLAILLNELRSQKFKRVVQSLSYLPYFISWVFVVGFMYTLLDPRTGALSSLLQTLGLVDAERILMGDPDTFLTLVVVSEIWKNIGWNSIIFLAAIAGIDPQLYEAAVVDGAGRFKRIWHITLPALKPTIVILFILAVGGLVNTNFDQLFLMQNSMTQDEANVLQIYAYDMGIVLGRFSYGTAVGLFQSIVAFALMFTANFTSRKLTGESLF